TTAAACTGCGACAGCAAGCTCCCTGAACTTGCTAATCAGTCTCTCCTTTTTCTCCCCCTCCAAAAGTACATGTTCCAGAACCTCATCAATTCTTGAAACAGGTATTACCTCTATCTTTCCTTCGTGCTCAGCATCAAGCAGCACGTCGTCTGTGTTGTCCTTCGGAATGACGACCTTCCTGATTCCTGCCTGAATTGCGGCTTCGATTTTTTGAGTAACGCCACCCACCGGCAACACCTCTCCCTTCACGGACAGGCTTCCTGTCATCGCAACAGACTGGTCTATCGGGATACCCTCTATTGCTGAAATAACGGCTGTTGCCACACTTATACTGGCCGAATCACCTTCAACACCCTCGTACGTTCCTACAAACTGGATGTGTACGTCCATGTTTGAGATATCCCTTCCGGTGTACTTTTTAATTATGGCAGAGACGTTTATCACAGCCTCCTTTGCAATCTCCTGAAGCCTTCCTGTTGCTATAACCCTGCCCTCTGATTTGCTCATTGATGGTGTCACTTCTGCGATTATTGGCAGAACGATTCCTGCAGACTCGCCTATCACCGCAAGCCCGTTCACTCTCCCCACTTCGTATCCCTCTGTCAGGAACAGCTTGTAGTCCTTCCTTCTCTCGATGTATTTGTCAGCGAGCTGTTCCTCAATCGTCTTTGCGATCTTTTTTGCCATCAGCACGTGTTCGACTCTGACGGTGTCTGAACCCTCACTTTTGGCAATATCTCCGGCAGTTCTGATAAGTCCACCAAGCTCTCTCAGTCTTAAGGTCAGATGATTTCTTCTTCCAGCTCTTCTCCTTGCTTCTTTGATTATCTCAGCGACAGCATATCTGTCGAAATGTGGAATCTTACCGTCTTTAACGACCTCCTGGGCAACGAATCTCACAAGCTTCCTTCTGTTTTCGGGAGTGTCTGGCATTGTGTCGTTCATGTAAATCTCGTAGCCATAGCCCTCAATTCTGCTCCTCAACGCCGGATGCATGCCCATCAGAGCATCGAGATTGCCCGCAGCTACGAGAATGAAATCACAGAGTACCGGTTCGGTTCTGACCATAGCCCCGCTGCTTCTTTCGCTCTGACCGGTAATTGGAAACTTCTTTTCCTGTAATGCTGTCAGGAGCTTCTGCTGAGATTCGATAGTCAACGTGTTGATCTCATCGATGTAAAGTACACCTTTGTGGGCCCTGTGAATTGCCCCCGCCTCCACCCTCTCATGTGCTGGAGTTTCCAGACCACCGCTCTGGAAGGGATCGTGTCTGACGTCTCCAAACAGAGCTCCGGCATGGGCCCCGGTGGCATCCTCAAACGGAGCGGTGACTTTCTCAGAGTTGTCAACCAGCAGTTTTGGAACGTTTCTGTCTTCTCTGGGGACGAAATAGCGGGACATCATCAGTATTAGCACTGCAGCAATTATACCCCATATCAGGTTTGCAGGATTTGTGATGATGGTGTAGCCGATTACCAGAAAAACAAGCGTGAATATTATGAAGTTCCTCGCCTGAGCTTTTTTCATTGCCTCCTCCTTGTAGGCCTCGACGATCTCTCTGCCCTTACCTGCTGGGACAAGCCTTATTTTCGGTTGATTTGGGTCCTGTGGATTTGGGTAAACCAGGATATCTTCCAGCTCCTCCTTCGGGAGCAGCTCTGCCATCGCCTTTGCCAGCATCGATTTTCCGGTACCTGGTGAGCCTATGAGCATTACATGCCTTTTCTGAACTGCAGCTTTTCTTATAGCTTCTACTGCGTGATCCTGGCCAATAACCTGATCAATCAGCCTTTCAGGTACCGATACATCCCTGGTCGATTCAAATTCCAACCCACCGAGGATTTCAGCTATTTCGTCACTCATCTCAATCAAATCTTTAACCCCAAGGTATTAAAATAACTAACCCAGCATTCTACACCTTCCCAAATACCACACCTCAAGTTTAATACACTTGGTTGCTTCGCAGTCAGTCTCGGTGCATGCGAAACAGGGAGGGAGTCCTGTGACCTCCTCAACTCTGTCCAGCACCGCCTTGAGGTCAAATTCTTCTTCCTCTTCCTCTTCCTCTGCACCAGCCGGAACTATTTTGAAGGTTTTGACACCGTCAACAACGACCTCGACTCTCCTTATGAGCCCCTCTTTTTCCAGTTTTCTCAGAATCCTCGAACATTTGCTGCTGTCAATGTTCAGTTCTTTCCACAGGTCTTTTTGCAGAACTGCTCCTCTCTCTTCGAGAATCTTCAGTATTTCTTCTCTCGTATCCACTATCTGAAACTCGGTCATTCTTCTTGTGGCTGGATTAAAACGACGTTATTGCCTCTTAGCACTATCTCGCCAAGGTTCCTCAGCTTTTCGTCTCCCCTGCACTCGGTGGCATTTGTAAGGTACAGATTCATGTAGTCATCGACCCCTTCAAGTCTGCCTACCAACTGGTTTTCCTCACCCTTCATTTCGACCCTAATTATTTTTCCTATCAGTGATCTCACCATCTGGTTCGGAAGCACCCTATCACCTCTCACTGAGCATTTGCAGAAAAAGTATATAACTACTCATTTTAAAATCTTTCCCAATGATCGTGGTAACCGGTGGAGCAGGGTTTATAGGGAGTCATGTGGTCGACAGGCTGGTAGAATCCGACGATATAATAATTATAGACAATTTCTCAAGTGGAAAGCCTGTGTTTGTGAACAAGGAGGCACAGTTGGTCAGAGCGGATTTAACCTCTGATGATATAGGGATGTACTTTAAAGGTGCAGATGAGGTATGGCACATTGCAGCAAACCCGGATGTTAGGGTTGGGGCCGAGAATCCTGACGAAATCTACAGAAATAATGTTCTTGCAACCTACAGGGTTCTCGAGGCTATGAGGAAGGCGGAGGTGAGCAGGATTATTTTCACGTCAACCTCAACGGTCTATGGTGAGGCAAAGGTAATCCCAACACCTGAAGACTACTCCTGTCATCCCATAAGCATTTATGGGGCATCTAAACTGGCGTGTGAGGCTTTAATAGAATCTTACTGCCATACCTTTGAGATGCAGGCGTGGATCTACAGATTCGCCAACGTTATTGGAAAGAGGAGCACGCACGGAGTGATATATGATTTCATAATGAAGCTGAGGAGAAATCCAGATGAGCTGGAGATTCTGGGAAACGGTGAGCAGAATAAATCCTATATCTATATAAGTGACTGCGTTGATGCCATGTTTGCAGGATTAAAGGCCAATGAGAGAGTCAACATTTTCAACATAGGCAGTGAGGATCAGGTTAAGGTCAGGAGGATAGCGGAGATCGTTTGTGAGGAGCTGGGATTAACTCCCGTGTTCAGATTTACCGGTGGGGAGAGGGGATGGAAGGGAGATGTGCCTGTAATGCTTCTGGATATCGGGAGGCTGAAAGCTTTGGGATGGAGACCAAAGTACAGCAGTGAAGAGGCTGTTAGAATGGCGGTTAGAGATCTGTTAAATGAATAGAACCGAGAAAACGACGGCAAAGATACCTGTCAGGAATATTCCATCGAAGGTTCCAGCTCCACCAATGCTTACGACGCCCGAACCTATTTTGTCAAGGTCTTTCAGATGGAGTATATCTGCCCCGAAAAGGGCGGATAAAACTCCTGTTGAAAATGCGAGCTTTGGCAGCAGTATAAGTGGCTTTCCGAAAAGAATCAGTACTAAAAATCCAAAGAACGCTGCTGAGAGTGGAGGAACAAGCATGGGGACGACGATCCCAACACTCGGAACGGGTCTGGCAAAGCTGTAGATTATGGCTGTGCTGAGAAGAAAGACGATCAGCCATGCATCAGGAGGTAAATGCCTGAAAAGATCCATCATGGCCTTAACTGCAAGAATTGAAGGAAAAACGCACCCTCCCAGATTTACGGCTATAACCATTTTCTGTTTTCTCCTCACTGCATACATCAGGCCGAAAATTCTGTACCTCGTTTCGTATACAACACCCTCCTTTTCGTAAACGGGGATGTTTATGAAACTGCCAACCAGTATGAAGAAGAATATCGTCATGGCAGTCTGACCATCAACACCGAAAACGACCTGAAAAACAGTTGTGCCGGTGAATATGAATAGTACGAGAAAGAGCGGTACCACTATAAGCAGCAGAAACAGGGGAAGAATTAGAGGGGGAAAGAGGTAATCCCTCATCTGACTCTTCTTCTATCCACCACTATGAAATCCTTAAGGGATCTCACACACTCAAATGGAATTATGTAGAGCCCCTCCTCCTTTTTAAAGTCCGGTACCTCGTTTTGGGGCTTTACCAGCAGGTTTACAATACTTCCAGTCTTAAAGTCAACCGTTATGTTGTAGAGAGTACCAACCACAGTTCCATCAGTCAGCACAACTGATTTGCGGGCCAGACTTTTTGCAGGAACGTACATTTTATCACCATTTAAATTTTCAATCAACACATATAAATTTTTGTCGCTCACTTCCTTCTTGTGACAAGGTATTCGGTCAGTTCAACAAGCAGATTCTTTGCATCGTTGTCGGGAAGAACATTTAACTTCTCTTTTGCGATATCTGCTAATTCTCTCGATTTGGTCATTGCGTAGTCAACAGCTCCACACTCTTTCAGCTTGTCGATGTCTTCCCGGATTTCCTCTTCCTCCGCTCTCTCTTTACCAAATGTCTTCAGCTCCACACCCCTTTCAAAGGCTTTTATTACGATCAGGGTCTTTTTACCCTTCAGAAGGTCGCTTCCCCAATCCTTTCCGGTTTCCTCCGTTAAGTCCAGCAGATCATCGTGGATCTGAAATGCCATTCCACTCAGTATTCCATAGTCCCACAGGCTGTTAACGACCTCTTCACTTTCTCCGAAAAGAATTGCAGGTATGGAAGCCGCAGCAGCAATCAGGACACCCGTTTTGAGTTTTATCATCTGCATGTACTCCTCTTCGGACACTTTATCCCTGCCCTCAAAGCTCATATCCATATACTGACCTTCACAAATCTTTATGCACACCTCGGACAGCCTCTCCACAGCCCTGACGATATCACGTTTCTCAACATCACACCTGGTGAGCAGCTTGAAAGCCTCGGCAAAAAGGGTATCACCGGCGAGAATTGCAGTAGCCTCTCCGTAAACCCTGTGGACCGTAGGAACACCCCTCCTCATCTCATCTCTGTCCATTATGTCGTCGTGGACAAGGGTGAAGTTGTGGATAGTTTCAACACTAACAGCAGCGGGTAGAATTTTCCTGTAATCCTTTCCCAGTGCTTCCGCTACCAGCAAGCTGATTACAGGTCTCAGCCTCTTTCCTCCCGCCTTTATCAGATGTCTTGCGGCTCTGTAAAGTCCTTCCGGCTCAAGCTCGGGGAGGTATTTGGCAATTGCCTCGTTTATGACATCCGCTCTTTTAGCAATTTCATCCTTCAGCATGCTATCTACCCTTTCGAAATTCTATCCATTCTCTCAGCCTGCCCGTTATGAACGTTTTTGCCATTTTCAAATTCTCTGTATCCCGACAACCCGTTAAAAACATTGCCGTTTTTAACCCTTTTCTAAAGTACTCCAGCATGGCCTTCACTTTCTCAGCCCCTTCAGTTGCTGGCCTGAGGAATGGCAGTGCAGCACTCCCCAAACTTGCTCCCAGGGCCAGACTCTTTGCAATATCGAGACCGCTTCTTATACCACCGGTCGCTATAAGGGGCAGAATTCCCCTGCAGTCCACTATGCTGAAGGCAGTAGGCAGTCCCCAATCCCAGAAATCGAATCCAACGGCCTTTGATACATCGTCCTCAACTCTGTATACCTCAACTCCGCTGAAGGTTGTACCGCCCTTACCACCAACGTCAATTGCAGAAACTCCTGCGTCTTTAAGCATATTCGCAATTTCCCGGCTTATCCCGGCACCGGTTTC
This region of Archaeoglobus neptunius genomic DNA includes:
- the lonB gene encoding ATP-dependent protease LonB, whose product is MSDEIAEILGGLEFESTRDVSVPERLIDQVIGQDHAVEAIRKAAVQKRHVMLIGSPGTGKSMLAKAMAELLPKEELEDILVYPNPQDPNQPKIRLVPAGKGREIVEAYKEEAMKKAQARNFIIFTLVFLVIGYTIITNPANLIWGIIAAVLILMMSRYFVPREDRNVPKLLVDNSEKVTAPFEDATGAHAGALFGDVRHDPFQSGGLETPAHERVEAGAIHRAHKGVLYIDEINTLTIESQQKLLTALQEKKFPITGQSERSSGAMVRTEPVLCDFILVAAGNLDALMGMHPALRSRIEGYGYEIYMNDTMPDTPENRRKLVRFVAQEVVKDGKIPHFDRYAVAEIIKEARRRAGRRNHLTLRLRELGGLIRTAGDIAKSEGSDTVRVEHVLMAKKIAKTIEEQLADKYIERRKDYKLFLTEGYEVGRVNGLAVIGESAGIVLPIIAEVTPSMSKSEGRVIATGRLQEIAKEAVINVSAIIKKYTGRDISNMDVHIQFVGTYEGVEGDSASISVATAVISAIEGIPIDQSVAMTGSLSVKGEVLPVGGVTQKIEAAIQAGIRKVVIPKDNTDDVLLDAEHEGKIEVIPVSRIDEVLEHVLLEGEKKERLISKFRELAVAV
- a CDS encoding helix-turn-helix transcriptional regulator, encoding MTEFQIVDTREEILKILEERGAVLQKDLWKELNIDSSKCSRILRKLEKEGLIRRVEVVVDGVKTFKIVPAGAEEEEEEEEFDLKAVLDRVEEVTGLPPCFACTETDCEATKCIKLEVWYLGRCRMLG
- a CDS encoding LSM domain-containing protein, with translation MLPNQMVRSLIGKIIRVEMKGEENQLVGRLEGVDDYMNLYLTNATECRGDEKLRNLGEIVLRGNNVVLIQPQEE
- a CDS encoding NAD-dependent epimerase/dehydratase family protein — encoded protein: MIVVTGGAGFIGSHVVDRLVESDDIIIIDNFSSGKPVFVNKEAQLVRADLTSDDIGMYFKGADEVWHIAANPDVRVGAENPDEIYRNNVLATYRVLEAMRKAEVSRIIFTSTSTVYGEAKVIPTPEDYSCHPISIYGASKLACEALIESYCHTFEMQAWIYRFANVIGKRSTHGVIYDFIMKLRRNPDELEILGNGEQNKSYIYISDCVDAMFAGLKANERVNIFNIGSEDQVKVRRIAEIVCEELGLTPVFRFTGGERGWKGDVPVMLLDIGRLKALGWRPKYSSEEAVRMAVRDLLNE
- a CDS encoding DUF1614 domain-containing protein, with the translated sequence MRDYLFPPLILPLFLLLIVVPLFLVLFIFTGTTVFQVVFGVDGQTAMTIFFFILVGSFINIPVYEKEGVVYETRYRIFGLMYAVRRKQKMVIAVNLGGCVFPSILAVKAMMDLFRHLPPDAWLIVFLLSTAIIYSFARPVPSVGIVVPMLVPPLSAAFFGFLVLILFGKPLILLPKLAFSTGVLSALFGADILHLKDLDKIGSGVVSIGGAGTFDGIFLTGIFAVVFSVLFI
- a CDS encoding PRC-barrel domain-containing protein produces the protein MYVPAKSLARKSVVLTDGTVVGTLYNITVDFKTGSIVNLLVKPQNEVPDFKKEEGLYIIPFECVRSLKDFIVVDRRRVR
- a CDS encoding polyprenyl synthetase family protein; translation: MLKDEIAKRADVINEAIAKYLPELEPEGLYRAARHLIKAGGKRLRPVISLLVAEALGKDYRKILPAAVSVETIHNFTLVHDDIMDRDEMRRGVPTVHRVYGEATAILAGDTLFAEAFKLLTRCDVEKRDIVRAVERLSEVCIKICEGQYMDMSFEGRDKVSEEEYMQMIKLKTGVLIAAAASIPAILFGESEEVVNSLWDYGILSGMAFQIHDDLLDLTEETGKDWGSDLLKGKKTLIVIKAFERGVELKTFGKERAEEEEIREDIDKLKECGAVDYAMTKSRELADIAKEKLNVLPDNDAKNLLVELTEYLVTRRK